The following are from one region of the Gambusia affinis linkage group LG02, SWU_Gaff_1.0, whole genome shotgun sequence genome:
- the LOC122846218 gene encoding protein C19orf12 homolog: protein MAPRLDDVMCLCSEIASHDQIKVAVKSSAKGAAVAGGTAFVGGLLGGPAGICVGGAVGGLLGSWLTSGQFKPLPQILMELPPNQREQLYRNIKSILGSLDWTDAAQLIALVMGNPQLQREVTAALINYVSKNLGAKVQYGD, encoded by the exons ATGGCGCCTCGTTTGGATGACGTCATGTGCCTGTGCAGTGAAATCGCGTCCCATGACCAGATCAAAGTGGCGGTGAAAAGCTCCGCCAAAGGAGCTGCGGTGGCCGGGGGTACGGCGTTCGTCGGTGGACTGCTCGGTGGACCCGCAGGGATTTGTGTCG gCGGAGCGGTGGGGGGTCTGCTGGGCAGCTGGCTAACCAGCGGTCAGTTCAAGCCTCTGCCTCAGATCCTGATGGAGCTGCCGCCCAATCAGAGGGAGCAACTCTACCGGAACATCAAGAGTATTCTGGGCAGCTTGGACTGGACGGATGCGGCCCAGCTCATCGCCCTGGTGATGGGCAACCCCCAGCTGCAGCGGGAGGTCACTGCTGCCTTGATCAACTACGTCTCAAAGAACCTCGGAGCGAAGGTGCAGTACGGGGACTGA